CATTTTCGCGCCCAGCACGGCGATCATGCCGGCGTTGTCCCGGAGGAACCGGGGTTCGGGCGCGTGGAATTCGGCGCCGCGCTGGTCGCACATCTCCTCGAGCATCTCCCGCAGGCGGGCGTTCTGGCCGACGCCGCCGCCGAGCACGAGTTCGTCGCTGCCGGTCAGCGAGAGCGCGCGCTCGGCGACTTCGGTCAGCATGCCGAAGATGTTCTCCTGCAGCGAGTAGCAGATGTCCTCGACGGGAACACCGTCGGATGAGTCCGACGAGCCTCCGCTCGCGTCGCTCGCGGAGACGCCGTCGTCGTAGCGCTGCTTCGCGGCGCTCATGATCCCGGAAAACGAGAAGTCCATCCCCTTGACGACGTAGGGAAGATCGACGTACTCGCCGTCCTCGGCGGCCGCCTCGACCTTCGGCCCGCCGGGGTGGGACCAGCCGACGTGGCGCGTGAACTTGTCGATCGCGTTGCCCACGCCGGTGTCCATCGTCTCGCCGAGCACGCGGTAGCGGCCGTTCCGATACGCGAGCAGGTGTGCGTTCGCGCCGCTTGCGTTCAAACAGACCGGCGAGTCGAAGTCGGCGGTGTGGCGGCCGATCTCGAGGTGGGCGACCATGTGGTTGACCCCCACGAGAGGGACCTCGAGGCTCTGGCTCAGTGCGCGGGCGGCGGTGCCGACGGTCCGCAGACAGGGGCCGAGCCCCGGCCCGCGGGAGAAGGCGACGGCGTCCACGGGGGGTTCGGAGGCGGGGCCGTCGTGTGTCTCGCGGGCGTGCTCGAGGGCCCGTTCGACGACCTGCGGGATCGCCTCGTGCATGTGCTCGGCGGCCTCTCGGGGGTGGATGCCGCCGCTGTCGGGCTGGTAGGCGTCGCTCTCGATGACAACGTCGTCGGTCGCGGAATCGAACACCGCCGCGCTGGCCGCCCAGGCGGTGCCCTCGATTCCGAGAATTCGGGTAGTAGAACTCACGTGTCTGGGTTACGCTACTCCTGCTCTCGGTCCGCTCTCAGCACTGCGATACTCGAGCACTCGAGAGCGAACGGCCGGCAGGAATCGGCTGGAACGCGTTATTCCCACTCGGTGTAGCTGCACTTCCCGCAGTGCTTCCGGTCGCCGTGGTCGGCGAGGAAGGAGTCACCGCATCGGGGGCACTGCTCGCGGTCCGTGCTGCCGTCGTCGTTGTAGAGTTCGTAGCGCGCCATGTTATGCTTCCTCCGCTTCAGCGTCCGCCTCTTCCTCGACGCCGATCTTGTTGCGCTCGAGCATGTGGTCCTGCTCGACCTCGCGGGCGAAGTCCGCGGACTCGTAGACCTTGGCCTCGCCGACGGTCTTTCGCATGCCGAACTTCGTGTTGAGGTTCCGGATGACGACCTCGTCGGCGTCCTTGTTCAGCTTCGCCGCGAGGCTGTCGCGAACCTGTAGGCGCTCGGGCGTGGCGTCCTCGTGGGTTAGCTCGAAGGTCACGTCGGTACGGTGCAACATGGGGTTGTCTGCTTCGGAAACGATGTCGACGTCCATGATATCACTCAGTTACCCTACTATCCCCGTGTAGCGCCTAAAAGGATTTCGAACCCGTCACCGGGCTCTCGGTCCGTGCGACGAGTCACGCCGCCGAGAGCCATCCCCGGTTGCTCGCAGCTACTCGTAGCTCCCCTGAACACAGTCGAAACCGATATTCGTTAATCGTCTCTGCGCCTGAAATTAGAGTTATTCCTCTCGAGCGAGCAACACTAGACATGGCAGAGACACACAAACACAGTCGGCGACTCACCGGTATCGAGATCGTGATCGGCGGATTACTCGCGGGACTCGTCGGCGGCGTCGGGATGGGGCTCGTGCTCCTTCTCGGCCCGGACGTGTTCGAGATCCTCGGCGCGCTGCTCGGCTCGTCGACGCTCGCCGCGGGGTGGATCGTCCACCTCTCGGTGAGTATGATCTTCGGAATCGCGTTCGCCGTCGTCGTCTCGCGCCGGTCGGTTCGACAGTTCGTCGCGTCGTTCGACGAGTACGTCGTCGCCGGCATCGCGTTCGGGACGGGGGTCGGTCTCATCGCGGGCGGGCTGATCCTCCCAGCCGCGGTGGCCCAGGCCGGCGTGGGAGCGCTCCCGTTGCCGTTCCTGCCGCTGCCGGGGCTCGCGGCGGAGTTGCTCGGCGCGGCGCTCTTCGCCGTCGGTCACCTCGTCTACGGGCTGCTCGTCGGCGTGACCTTCGCGACGATCAGCGGCGCCGTCCCGCGTCGGCTCGCGGATCGGACGCCGATTCACAACTGACCACCTATTCTTCCACGACGACGAGTCCGCGCGGCGCCTGCGCCTCGAGCGCATCGTCCCAGTCGATGCCGACGGGGCGCCAGCGATCCCCGAAATTCGTGGTGACGAACAGCTCCTGATTGTTGACGCCGTAGACGACGCCCTCAGCGTCGGCCGTCTCGTCCGTGCCGAGTGCAGGGGCATCGAACACGGCGCGGACGACCCCGTTGCCCATCGGAATCCCGCGGTCGTCGAGACGGTGCCACTCGCCGCCATCGTCTCGGCGGTAGACGTACGACTCGGCCCGTTCGGCCGTGTGAGCCGCCGAGGCGCCCCTCGCACTCGAGACGAGTACCCGATCCGGATCGCCGGGATGGGGCACGACGCTCCAGCAGTAGGTGTGCTCGAGCCCCGCTTGTGGCCGCCGCCAGGACTCGCCGCCGTCGTCGCTCTCGGCGTAGCCGTCGCCGGCCGCCGAGTAGACCCGCCCCTCGCGGGCCGGGTGGGTCGCCAGACTGTGGTTGTCCCGCCGCGAGCCGTCGGGGCGTTCGTGCCACGTCTCGCCGCCGTCCTCGCTGTAGACGAATGCACCCGCTTCGATCCCCACGTAGAGCCGGTCGGGATCGAACGGGTCGACCGCGAGCCAGCGGGTGTGGTGGGTGTGCGGCCGCGGCGGAAAGTACCACTCCGACTCGGAGGGGAGGTCGGTCAAGCCCTCGAGGTGCGTCCACGAGTCGCCGCCGTCCGCGCTGCGGTAGACGCGGCTCGGTTCGGTGCCGGCGTAGACGACGTCGGGGTCGTGCGGGCTGATCGCCAGCGACATCACCGCTTGGCTGACGAAGTCCGTCTCGAGGCGCTCGAACGTCTCGCCGCCGTCGGTCGATCGGTGGAGGCCGTCCTCGAAGGTGCCGACGAAGACACGTTCCGGTGCGTCGGGAGAGGCTGCGACGCACTCGAGAGCGCGACCCTCGAGGGTCGATTCGGCGA
This portion of the Halopiger aswanensis genome encodes:
- a CDS encoding WD40/YVTN/BNR-like repeat-containing protein, whose translation is MATAYVALRDRLLVCRGSGPDTDDWIAESTLEGRALECVAASPDAPERVFVGTFEDGLHRSTDGGETFERLETDFVSQAVMSLAISPHDPDVVYAGTEPSRVYRSADGGDSWTHLEGLTDLPSESEWYFPPRPHTHHTRWLAVDPFDPDRLYVGIEAGAFVYSEDGGETWHERPDGSRRDNHSLATHPAREGRVYSAAGDGYAESDDGGESWRRPQAGLEHTYCWSVVPHPGDPDRVLVSSARGASAAHTAERAESYVYRRDDGGEWHRLDDRGIPMGNGVVRAVFDAPALGTDETADAEGVVYGVNNQELFVTTNFGDRWRPVGIDWDDALEAQAPRGLVVVEE
- a CDS encoding bifunctional N(6)-L-threonylcarbamoyladenine synthase/serine/threonine protein kinase produces the protein MSSTTRILGIEGTAWAASAAVFDSATDDVVIESDAYQPDSGGIHPREAAEHMHEAIPQVVERALEHARETHDGPASEPPVDAVAFSRGPGLGPCLRTVGTAARALSQSLEVPLVGVNHMVAHLEIGRHTADFDSPVCLNASGANAHLLAYRNGRYRVLGETMDTGVGNAIDKFTRHVGWSHPGGPKVEAAAEDGEYVDLPYVVKGMDFSFSGIMSAAKQRYDDGVSASDASGGSSDSSDGVPVEDICYSLQENIFGMLTEVAERALSLTGSDELVLGGGVGQNARLREMLEEMCDQRGAEFHAPEPRFLRDNAGMIAVLGAKMYDAGDTLALEESRVDPNFRPDQVPVTWRADEPELAAGRGAATGEQQVQGAEALVDLEPDAGRVTKRRESKTYRHPQLDDRLRRERTTLEARLTSLARREGVPTPVLSDVDPREARLELEYVGECDLRDSLTADRVRDVGRHLARLHDAGFVHGDPTTRNVRVDGDRTYLIDFGLGYHTDHVEDYAMDVHVFDQSLVGTADDPEPLREAVLEGYREVGDERVLERLEDVEGRGRYVQDDDESDAADA
- a CDS encoding 30S ribosomal protein S27ae gives rise to the protein MARYELYNDDGSTDREQCPRCGDSFLADHGDRKHCGKCSYTEWE
- a CDS encoding 30S ribosomal protein S24e translates to MDVDIVSEADNPMLHRTDVTFELTHEDATPERLQVRDSLAAKLNKDADEVVIRNLNTKFGMRKTVGEAKVYESADFAREVEQDHMLERNKIGVEEEADAEAEEA